One window of Treponema denticola genomic DNA carries:
- a CDS encoding ABC transporter ATP-binding protein, which yields MNTAFELKDVFAERGKITVLKNISQIIPQNKIISLIGANGAGKTTLLRLLAGLEKPVNGTLSVLQKDSVSLTRKEFSRYVSYIPQEHRSVFAYTVRDFVVMGRNPYQSEIKAPSKEDWEFTDYVLEKLRLKDFAERPYTQLSSGEARLILLARGLVQNAPIMLLDEPTSNLDFYNEHKLMEIICKLCKEEKKSIIVSIHNPALAIQYSDIVYCIHQNTIFETVEKSDNSFDKKIIELLNLIYKKDEASQIHLKYVDDKPFVYIKPYF from the coding sequence ATGAATACGGCTTTTGAGCTTAAGGATGTTTTTGCCGAAAGAGGAAAAATTACCGTACTTAAAAACATATCGCAAATTATTCCGCAAAATAAGATTATAAGTTTGATAGGTGCGAACGGTGCAGGTAAAACTACTCTTTTAAGATTATTGGCCGGTTTGGAAAAACCTGTAAACGGAACACTGTCGGTATTGCAAAAAGATTCTGTCTCATTAACACGGAAAGAATTTTCCCGCTATGTTTCTTATATTCCGCAAGAACATAGGAGTGTCTTTGCTTACACTGTAAGAGACTTTGTGGTTATGGGAAGAAATCCTTATCAATCGGAAATAAAGGCTCCTTCAAAAGAAGATTGGGAATTTACGGATTATGTGCTCGAAAAATTGAGATTAAAAGATTTTGCCGAGCGTCCTTATACTCAATTAAGTTCGGGTGAAGCCCGTCTAATTTTGCTTGCACGCGGTCTTGTTCAAAATGCTCCTATCATGCTTTTAGATGAACCTACCTCAAACCTTGATTTTTATAATGAGCATAAACTCATGGAAATTATATGCAAGCTGTGTAAAGAAGAAAAAAAAAGCATAATAGTTTCTATTCATAATCCGGCTCTTGCAATTCAATATTCGGATATTGTTTATTGTATTCATCAAAACACAATCTTTGAAACGGTAGAAAAATCCGATAATTCTTTTGACAAAAAAATAATCGAGCTTCTTAATCTTATTTATAAAAAAGATGAGGCTTCACAAATTCATTTAAAATATGTTGATGATAAACCCTTTGTTTATATAAAGCCTTATTTTTGA
- a CDS encoding (2Fe-2S)-binding protein codes for MRINTIINGRPIEADVDEKMRLIDFLRDELNLMGTKEGCSEGECGACTVIMDKRAVTSCTVLAGQIDGCEILTIEGLAQNGELDILQKKFIEYGAVQCGFCTPGFIMSAKALMMNNKNPSLNEIKRAVEGNLCRCTGYIKIIEAIEAAVKEVN; via the coding sequence ATGAGAATAAACACGATAATTAACGGCCGTCCGATTGAAGCGGATGTAGATGAAAAAATGAGGCTCATTGATTTTTTAAGAGATGAACTAAATTTAATGGGAACAAAAGAAGGCTGTTCCGAAGGAGAATGCGGTGCCTGCACCGTAATTATGGATAAAAGAGCCGTTACCTCCTGTACCGTCTTAGCCGGACAAATAGACGGCTGCGAAATTTTAACCATCGAAGGCCTTGCACAAAACGGAGAACTTGATATTCTACAAAAAAAATTTATTGAATACGGAGCCGTACAATGCGGATTTTGCACTCCGGGGTTTATAATGAGTGCAAAAGCCCTTATGATGAACAATAAAAATCCCAGCCTCAATGAAATAAAAAGAGCCGTAGAAGGAAACCTCTGCCGATGTACCGGCTATATTAAAATTATTGAAGCCATAGAAGCGGCAGTAAAGGAGGTAAATTAA
- a CDS encoding FecCD family ABC transporter permease, with product MKQKYKIFLVIIPVIAVFFSLSWGRYFIPFSEIFKILIPLGGEYSNSAYNVFINIRLPRTLFVFIAGGVLALSGTSLQSLFRNPLASPDIIGVSSGASLGAALAIVIFHASPFIVQTFAFAGGIIAVILVLQISHIGGEHSLIRLILAGIIINAIAGSCVSIIKYTADPMNELPSLEFWLMGCFNIITWRNFIVFLPIVFLGGGFIFLYRRQLNILSLGDEEAASLGVSVKKMRLLFIASSTLLVAVVVSAAGIISWIGLIAPHIVRLLFGNNNDKLVPFSFICGASLLLVADTFARSITGGEIPISIITAFIGAAGLASFMSAKKKVGYEYGF from the coding sequence GTGAAACAAAAGTATAAAATATTTTTAGTTATTATTCCCGTCATTGCGGTATTCTTTTCGCTTAGTTGGGGGAGGTATTTTATTCCATTTTCGGAAATATTTAAAATACTTATCCCGCTAGGCGGAGAATATTCTAATTCAGCTTATAATGTTTTTATAAATATAAGACTTCCCAGAACGTTATTTGTATTTATTGCAGGGGGCGTTTTAGCTTTAAGCGGTACAAGTTTACAAAGCCTTTTTAGGAATCCTCTTGCTTCCCCCGATATTATAGGTGTTTCTTCCGGCGCTTCTCTTGGGGCAGCTCTTGCAATAGTTATTTTTCATGCAAGCCCTTTTATCGTGCAAACATTTGCTTTTGCAGGGGGAATAATTGCAGTTATCTTGGTATTACAAATTTCTCATATAGGAGGGGAACATTCTCTTATAAGGCTTATCCTTGCAGGTATTATCATAAATGCAATAGCCGGTTCTTGTGTTTCGATTATTAAATATACTGCCGACCCGATGAATGAGTTACCCTCTCTTGAGTTTTGGCTGATGGGCTGTTTTAATATTATTACATGGCGGAATTTTATCGTGTTTTTGCCGATTGTGTTTTTGGGAGGAGGCTTTATTTTTTTATACCGCAGGCAATTAAATATTTTGTCCTTGGGAGATGAAGAAGCTGCAAGCCTCGGCGTATCGGTAAAAAAAATGAGGCTGCTTTTTATCGCTTCTTCTACCTTGTTGGTGGCCGTCGTTGTTTCTGCTGCCGGAATAATAAGTTGGATAGGTTTAATTGCTCCTCATATTGTAAGACTTCTTTTTGGAAATAATAACGATAAGCTGGTTCCGTTTTCGTTTATATGCGGGGCATCTCTTTTACTTGTTGCAGATACCTTTGCCCGTTCCATTACAGGAGGAGAAATTCCGATAAGTATTATAACGGCATTTATTGGGGCTGCGGGGCTTGCAAGTTTTATGTCGGCTAAAAAGAAGGTTGGCTATGAATACGGCTTTTGA
- a CDS encoding NTP transferase domain-containing protein — translation MKISAIILASGFSKRMPQNKLKLLIREKKVYQYIIDNIEKIEFAEKIIVTNDSEISLYASERKIKPVPNETAHIGKSESIKKGIKASGSADAYMFFVADQPFLTVPTIKNLMEFYCKNKDYIIYPKYGNDRGSPVILPSKYKNELLNLEKDKGGASLINENNSKFLIIKNTIEGFDIDDTESYEKIIKMNIENL, via the coding sequence ATGAAAATTTCTGCAATAATATTGGCAAGCGGTTTTTCAAAAAGAATGCCGCAAAATAAATTAAAACTTTTGATACGGGAGAAAAAAGTATATCAGTACATTATCGACAATATAGAAAAAATCGAATTTGCGGAAAAAATAATTGTAACAAATGACAGCGAAATCTCACTTTATGCTTCCGAAAGAAAAATCAAGCCGGTACCTAATGAAACTGCACATATCGGAAAATCGGAATCGATAAAAAAGGGAATAAAGGCGTCCGGATCTGCCGATGCTTATATGTTCTTTGTAGCAGATCAGCCTTTTTTAACGGTTCCTACAATAAAAAATCTTATGGAATTCTATTGCAAAAACAAAGATTATATTATTTATCCTAAGTACGGGAATGACCGGGGTTCTCCCGTAATCCTCCCTTCTAAATACAAGAACGAATTATTAAACCTTGAAAAAGATAAGGGCGGAGCCTCTTTAATAAATGAGAATAACTCAAAGTTTTTAATCATTAAAAACACAATTGAAGGATTTGATATTGATGATACTGAAAGCTATGAAAAAATTATTAAAATGAATATAGAGAACCTCTAA
- a CDS encoding ABC transporter substrate-binding protein encodes MRKKMKLFAVFMFVIAGFQLWAGGSREKSGTGTFAEVTDHRGRQVIIQKKPERIVAPFYILSNTALAIGCRDIIVSGDGGKSGVRPFIKEFAPELAEKPVCGSAKSLNLEALASVNPDLILVPFKAADQLPQIEALGVPALVVEPETIENFFIYVKMLGKAAGKNKEADKLLKFYNEILSDVAGFIKGEAPVSVYMNSRSDALNALSPKMFQAELIKAAGGRLVTDDIKDTYWTKVSLEQVHKYAPQVIVMAAGAKKSGDLSSKKEWKGIPAVDTGKIYTFPSSVDEWDSPIPGSCLGIIWLADKLHPGKIPEGYLETKVKAFYKEFFGKEKDIKSLNVE; translated from the coding sequence ATGAGAAAAAAAATGAAGTTGTTTGCTGTTTTTATGTTTGTTATTGCAGGATTCCAATTATGGGCTGGGGGAAGCCGTGAAAAGTCGGGAACAGGGACTTTTGCCGAAGTTACCGACCATCGGGGACGGCAGGTTATAATCCAAAAAAAGCCTGAGCGTATAGTTGCTCCTTTTTATATTTTGAGTAATACAGCTCTTGCAATCGGCTGTAGAGATATAATCGTTTCAGGTGACGGCGGTAAGAGCGGAGTAAGACCCTTTATAAAAGAATTCGCTCCCGAATTAGCTGAAAAGCCCGTTTGCGGCTCTGCAAAAAGTTTAAACCTTGAAGCCCTTGCTTCGGTAAATCCCGATCTTATCCTTGTTCCGTTTAAGGCTGCTGATCAATTGCCTCAAATAGAAGCTCTCGGAGTTCCGGCCTTGGTTGTTGAACCTGAGACTATAGAAAATTTTTTCATCTATGTGAAAATGTTGGGAAAAGCAGCCGGTAAAAATAAAGAAGCCGATAAACTTCTTAAATTTTATAATGAGATTTTAAGTGATGTGGCAGGTTTTATAAAAGGTGAAGCCCCTGTTTCAGTTTATATGAACAGCCGCTCCGATGCCTTAAATGCACTAAGCCCTAAAATGTTTCAAGCGGAGCTTATCAAGGCTGCAGGCGGCCGATTGGTTACGGACGATATAAAGGACACATATTGGACAAAGGTTTCTCTTGAGCAAGTGCATAAGTATGCTCCTCAAGTTATTGTTATGGCTGCCGGTGCAAAAAAATCAGGAGACCTGTCTTCTAAAAAAGAGTGGAAGGGTATTCCTGCGGTAGACACAGGAAAAATTTATACCTTTCCGTCATCGGTAGATGAGTGGGATTCTCCTATTCCCGGTTCATGCTTAGGTATTATTTGGCTCGCAGATAAATTGCATCCTGGTAAGATACCTGAAGGTTATCTTGAAACAAAAGTAAAAGCATTTTATAAGGAATTTTTCGGTAAAGAAAAAGACATAAAATCCTTGAATGTAGAGTGA
- a CDS encoding FAD binding domain-containing protein, whose protein sequence is MLYSPKEKNELLNLLKNIDDSTFIIAGGTDLVIHLKNSKLTDYSIIDITKIKEFKTVYETKYFLHIGSLITMTELCENNIIKEKCKALHQAAYELGSTLIRNRATIGGNVCNASQSADCSLALFCLEAAVKILDYSGEERIVPINEFIIGREKTILTKNEVVTEILIPQKNRVSAFKKVGARKAVTISKVSCAVEYIPDDGALTNVRAYLGAVGIKPVKAVNIETYLEGKNVSNINLQELQNIAHNEIESAIPARSSRFYKRTAVEGLIEDLIKNLKED, encoded by the coding sequence ATGCTCTATTCTCCTAAGGAAAAAAATGAATTATTAAACCTGCTAAAAAACATAGACGATTCCACTTTTATAATTGCCGGCGGAACGGATTTGGTTATTCACTTAAAAAATAGTAAGCTTACCGATTACAGCATTATCGATATAACAAAAATAAAAGAATTTAAAACTGTCTATGAAACAAAATATTTCTTACATATAGGCTCGCTCATAACTATGACCGAACTTTGCGAAAATAATATAATAAAAGAAAAATGTAAAGCATTACACCAAGCCGCTTATGAATTAGGCTCTACCCTTATAAGAAACAGAGCAACTATCGGCGGAAATGTTTGCAACGCATCCCAATCGGCAGATTGCAGTTTAGCATTGTTTTGCTTAGAAGCTGCCGTAAAAATTCTTGATTACAGCGGCGAGGAAAGAATCGTGCCTATCAATGAATTTATAATCGGAAGGGAAAAAACTATTCTTACCAAAAATGAAGTTGTTACCGAAATTCTAATCCCTCAAAAAAATAGAGTGAGTGCATTTAAAAAAGTAGGAGCAAGGAAAGCCGTTACAATTTCTAAGGTAAGCTGCGCTGTAGAATACATACCCGATGATGGGGCACTGACAAATGTAAGAGCCTACTTAGGGGCTGTAGGAATAAAGCCTGTAAAAGCCGTTAATATTGAAACCTATCTTGAAGGGAAAAATGTTTCAAATATTAATCTTCAAGAATTACAAAACATTGCACATAACGAAATAGAAAGTGCAATTCCTGCACGCTCTTCCAGATTTTATAAAAGAACGGCGGTCGAAGGATTAATTGAAGACCTAATTAAAAACTTAAAAGAAGATTGA
- a CDS encoding XdhC family protein, whose translation MIKIIEEAHSLVLKKIPFVAATIIFKHGSAPREVGATMLVTSDGRYAGTIGGGSQEYEVSNHAVELLEKKQSENVKYEVSKITAANLGMVCGGCNTIHYQYIDVTNKKTLEYLDKIIESVEDNDVYLVYNLKEDLGISIEINGKLYPFTSGSNKYKEEDLFKTKIKNPMKVFIFGGGHIAKAAANLFKFLNLDVTVIDDRKDFITEKDFPGIKKIIMDFSEIDCIDIRKSDYVCIMTRGHQHDITVLESVLKKEPYYIGVVGNKYKAVSYKEHFTNTDLENIYNQKVHLPVGIKISALTPEEIAVSIAGEIIQSYRNNK comes from the coding sequence ATGATAAAGATAATAGAAGAAGCCCACTCCTTAGTTCTAAAAAAGATTCCATTTGTAGCGGCAACAATAATTTTTAAACACGGTTCAGCCCCAAGAGAAGTGGGAGCCACAATGCTCGTTACCAGTGACGGCAGATATGCAGGAACTATAGGCGGGGGAAGCCAAGAGTACGAAGTTTCAAACCATGCGGTCGAATTATTGGAAAAGAAACAGTCCGAAAATGTCAAGTATGAAGTTTCAAAAATAACGGCTGCAAATCTTGGAATGGTTTGCGGAGGTTGTAACACCATTCATTATCAATACATCGATGTAACCAATAAAAAAACATTGGAATACTTAGATAAAATAATCGAATCGGTTGAAGACAATGATGTATATTTAGTATACAATCTAAAAGAGGACTTAGGAATTTCAATAGAAATAAACGGAAAGCTATATCCTTTTACCTCCGGCAGCAACAAATACAAAGAAGAAGACTTATTTAAAACCAAAATAAAAAATCCGATGAAGGTATTTATTTTCGGCGGAGGACACATAGCAAAAGCTGCAGCAAACTTGTTTAAATTTTTAAATCTTGATGTAACGGTCATAGATGACAGAAAAGACTTTATAACCGAAAAAGATTTTCCCGGAATAAAAAAAATTATTATGGACTTTTCCGAAATTGACTGCATCGATATTCGAAAAAGCGACTATGTTTGTATCATGACCCGCGGCCATCAGCATGACATCACGGTATTGGAAAGCGTCTTAAAAAAAGAGCCTTATTATATAGGCGTTGTCGGAAACAAATACAAAGCTGTTTCTTATAAAGAACATTTTACAAATACCGATTTGGAAAATATCTACAATCAAAAAGTTCACCTTCCTGTCGGTATAAAAATTTCGGCCTTGACTCCTGAAGAAATTGCAGTAAGCATTGCAGGTGAAATAATTCAAAGCTACAGGAATAATAAATAG